A window of Enoplosus armatus isolate fEnoArm2 chromosome 3, fEnoArm2.hap1, whole genome shotgun sequence contains these coding sequences:
- the ube2j2 gene encoding ubiquitin-conjugating enzyme E2 J2, giving the protein MNNNGNKRAPTTATQRLKQDYLRIKKDPVPYICAEPLPSNILEWHYVVRGPEKTPYEGGYYHGKLIFPREFPFKPPSIYMITPNGRFKCNTRLCLSITDFHPDTWNPAWSVSTILTGLLSFMVEKGPTLGSIETSDYTKRQLSAQSLAFNLKDKVFCELFPDVVDEMKQKQKAQEELSARTQPLPLPDVVPDGDPQHAHYGLPALNGGPVPLGGANPAPGLQQANRNHGLLGGALANLFVIVGFAAFAYTVKYVLRSIAQE; this is encoded by the exons ATGAACAACAACGGGAATAAGAGAGCTCCAACCACAGCAACACAGCGACTTAAACAGGATTACCTCAGGATAAAGAAAGACCCTGTGCCTTATATCTGTGCAGAACCTCTCCCCTCCAACATCTTGGAATG GCACTATGTAGTCAGAGGTCCTGAGAAAACTCCATATGAAG GTGGATATTATCATGGAAAACTCATATTTCCCCGGGAATTTCCTTTTAAACCACCAAGCATCTACATGATTACACCAAATGGGAGATTTAAGTGTAATACAAG GTTATGTTTGTCAATCACAGACTTCCATCCAGACACGTGGAACCCTGCGTGGTCTGTCTCCACCATCCTCACAGGTCTCCTCAGCTTCATGGTGGAGAAGGGCCCCACCCTCGGCAGCATCGAGACCTCTGACTACACG aaaaGACAGCTGTCAGCCCAAAGCCTGGCCTTCAACCTCAAGGATAAAGTGTTCTGTGAGCTGTTTCCTGATGTAGTCGAT GAGatgaagcagaaacagaagGCCCAGGAGGAGTTAAGCGCCCGCACTCAACCCCTCCCCTTACCCGATGTGGTGCCTGACGGTGACCCCCAGCACGCCCACTACGGCCTCCCCGCCCTCAACGGAGGCCCCGTCCCGCTTGGGGGCGCCAATCCCGCCCCTGGCCTACAGCAGGCCAATCGCAACCATGGACTTCTAGGTGGGGCTCTAGCCAACCTGTTTGTGATCGTAGGCTTTGCTGCGTTCGCCTACACAGTCAAGTACGTGCTGAGGAGCATAGCCCAGGAGTGA
- the LOC139283017 gene encoding RING finger protein 208-like, producing the protein MFLNEELECVVCCSEYSRSDRIPRVLHCSHTFCAPCLEKMSKLDGVIRTVSCPLCRWITCTRASVTLPGALWVNTEIWDQIAEEQQQQRRRRNESLEDLNDTKSQLIESKLPDSRQPGFMSALQKLFSCVLLQGHEMDGC; encoded by the exons ATGTTTTTAAACGAAGAGCTCGAGTGCGTCGTGTGCTGCTCCGAGTACTCCCGCAGCGACCGGATCCCTCGGGTGCTCCACTGCAGCCACACCTTCTGCGCCCCCTGCCTGGAGAAGATGTCCAAGCTGGACGGCGTCATCCGCACCGTCTCCTGCCCGCTGTGCCGCTGGATCACCTGCACCCGAGCCAGCGTGACCCTACCGGGGGCCCTGTGGGTCAACACGGAGATCTGGGATCAGAttgcagaggagcagcagcagcagaggaggaggaggaacgaATCTCTGGAGGATCTGAATGATACCAAGTCCCAGCTCATCGAGTCAAAGCT CCCCGATTCACGGCAGCCTGGCTTCATGTCCGCACTCCAAAAACTGTTCAGCTGCGTGCTGCTGCAGGGACACGAGATGGACGGCTGCTGA